The Dethiosulfovibrio peptidovorans DSM 11002 genome has a window encoding:
- a CDS encoding biotin--[acetyl-CoA-carboxylase] ligase, translating into MKGKILTMLKKRQGDFVSGQSICDSLGVSRTAVWKHVNQLKEDGYQVESVPRKGYRIISSPDVLTSEEIVPLLDTDFIGRNVINHHEVESTNLTAKAEGRSGCVDGTVVTTEHQTGGRGRSGRSWSSSPGEAVQMSIVLRPGTPPATAPPITQIGAAAVAVTLEAMGFAPKVKWPNDVLISGKKVCGILTEMTCELDRIDFIVMGIGINVNVKAFPKPVDEVATSLLLEGGRSLDRRKIAAEVLNRFEPLYRGYLKGNGKTYLEICRRLSWLEGKEISFEKDGITVTATAGDIDEEGRLEVHFPGGSSEKLLSGEVHLGSVLKR; encoded by the coding sequence ATGAAGGGAAAGATACTGACGATGCTCAAGAAAAGACAAGGCGACTTCGTCTCGGGGCAGTCCATCTGCGACAGTTTGGGAGTAAGCAGGACGGCGGTATGGAAGCACGTCAATCAGCTGAAAGAGGACGGCTACCAGGTCGAGTCCGTGCCTAGAAAGGGATACAGAATAATCTCGTCTCCCGATGTCCTGACCTCGGAGGAAATCGTTCCTCTTCTAGACACCGACTTCATAGGAAGAAACGTGATAAACCACCACGAGGTGGAGTCGACGAACCTGACCGCCAAGGCGGAGGGAAGATCGGGCTGCGTCGACGGCACGGTCGTTACGACGGAGCATCAGACCGGAGGAAGAGGAAGAAGCGGCAGAAGCTGGAGCTCCTCTCCCGGCGAGGCCGTTCAAATGTCCATCGTGCTGAGACCGGGGACCCCTCCGGCAACGGCGCCGCCGATAACCCAGATAGGGGCGGCTGCCGTCGCAGTGACACTGGAGGCTATGGGATTCGCCCCCAAGGTAAAGTGGCCCAACGACGTCCTGATATCGGGTAAAAAGGTATGCGGCATACTGACCGAGATGACCTGCGAGTTGGACAGAATAGACTTCATAGTGATGGGAATAGGCATAAACGTAAACGTAAAAGCCTTTCCTAAACCGGTAGACGAGGTGGCGACATCGCTGCTGTTGGAAGGGGGCAGATCTCTCGACCGAAGAAAAATCGCCGCGGAGGTACTGAACCGTTTCGAGCCTCTCTACCGAGGATACCTAAAAGGAAACGGGAAAACCTATCTGGAGATATGCCGCAGGCTTTCCTGGCTCGAGGGCAAGGAGATATCCTTCGAGAAAGATGGAATCACCGTGACCGCTACGGCAGGAGACATCGACGAAGAGGGAAGACTGGAGGTCCATTTTCCGGGGGGAAGCAGCGAAAAACTTCTGTCCGGAGAGGTACATCTAGGATCCGTTTTAAAAAGATAA